Genomic window (Candidatus Zixiibacteriota bacterium):
CGCTCGTCGGCCAAGGCACGTCGCAGCTTCCGAAGCGACTCAAACAACTCCCGGTCGACTCCGGACAATTCCTGTTGCGGGACGGCGGCGGATTGACCGGCCCTCAGAGGTGTCTGTCTGAGACGCGGCGAGTTCTGTCCGCGCAGCACCGACCAACCTTTATCGGTCACCTGCAGGATTCGCCCATCGGAATCGTGCTCCAGAAGTTTTTGCGCCTGCAACTGTCCAATCCAATCACGAACAGCGTGAACGTCTGCATCAGAAAGGATTCCGTATGTGCTCAGTCGATTATCGCCGGACTGCGCGATCTGCGGGTCCCGTGTACCAATCAAGACATTGGCGAGGTAATCGGGACTTTCCGGCCGGCGCAGCCGAACGACACACGAAAGAATCTTCTGTGCCGTGATCAGCGGATCGGCGAACGCGTCCTGTTCGCTCAAGCAGATGTCGCAGGCGCCGCAATTGGACGGTTCATAGTCCTGATCGAAATTTCTGACGAGCGCCTTGTGTCGGCACACCGAACTCTCGCAAAACCGCGACATCAATTTGAGTTTTTGCAGTGCCGCCGCCCGCACATCCGGAACCAGTTCATTCATCATGCGTTTCCAGAGAATAAAATCTCCCGGCGACCACAAGAGAACGCACTCTGACGGCAGGCCGTCGCGTCCGGACCGACCCGCTTCCTGCTGATAGTTTTCAAGCGTCTTGGGCGCCCCGGCGTGGATGACATAACGGACATTCGATTTGTCGATTCCCATCCCGAATGCGACCGTCGCAACAATGATGTCGGTCTCATCGCGAAGGAAGGCGTTTTGATTGCGTTGGCGATCGGTGTTCTCCAGCCCGGCATGGTAGGGCAGCGCACGACATCCCGCGTCACGCAGAGAGCCGCACAGATCATCGACGTTGCGGCGGCTGATGCAATAGATGATCCCCGACTCTCCAGGGTGCCGTTCGATGACCGAACAAATCTGATCCCACTTCTTGACGCGCCGCTCAACCCGATAGGTGAGATTGGGGCGATCGAAGGATCCGACCAGAACGGTGGGATCACGCAGTCCCAGTTGTGTGGCGATGTCCTGCCGCACCCGACGAGTCGCGGTGGCGGTGAAGGCGTGAATCCCGGCATCAGGAAACTCGCGACGCAGGAGCGCCAGTCTCCGATAGTCGGGGCGGAATTCATGACCCCAGGTGCTGATACAGTGCG
Coding sequences:
- the recQ gene encoding DNA helicase RecQ → MLDTVLPILRKHWGYDSFRPLQAEAIDSVLTRRDSLVVLPTGGGKSLCYQAPILAMRGTAVVVSPLLSLMKDQTDALRECGVPAACLNSMQSAPEQRGVADELKSGRVKLLYVAPERLGAGGFTNMLRALNPAFFAIDEAHCISTWGHEFRPDYRRLALLRREFPDAGIHAFTATATRRVRQDIATQLGLRDPTVLVGSFDRPNLTYRVERRVKKWDQICSVIERHPGESGIIYCISRRNVDDLCGSLRDAGCRALPYHAGLENTDRQRNQNAFLRDETDIIVATVAFGMGIDKSNVRYVIHAGAPKTLENYQQEAGRSGRDGLPSECVLLWSPGDFILWKRMMNELVPDVRAAALQKLKLMSRFCESSVCRHKALVRNFDQDYEPSNCGACDICLSEQDAFADPLITAQKILSCVVRLRRPESPDYLANVLIGTRDPQIAQSGDNRLSTYGILSDADVHAVRDWIGQLQAQKLLEHDSDGRILQVTDKGWSVLRGQNSPRLRQTPLRAGQSAAVPQQELSGVDRELFESLRKLRRALADERNVPAFVVFSDATLRDIALKRPGTLAAFLKISGVGEKKCREFGRQFLQCIVQWCERKKLPTDLTSKPVLTDSRVDIPPKPISSDAQRRAFALFEKELALEDVAAQVGRASATVAGYLDDYINRNRIDSPSPWVDDQTFIKVRAAVERVGIERLKPLFDDLGESISYDSIRICRACLRNRARKGLGRRRS